The segment TCCGGTGATTACGGAGAGCGGAAAACCTAAAGGTACTCTGAAATTTTCCTATAAATTTGGGGAAAAATTTACAGCGCCTGAGCCGAAGAGAGATGTACATCATGAACCTGTTACAGCTTATCCTGCTCCAATGCATTCTGGTATGGCTTATAATCAGCAAAATTCTGGATACGGATATCCACCTCCGCCTCATCATCAACGTGGGTACGCATACCCACCCCAAGCTGGTGCACCGGGTTATGGATATCCGCCACCACAACCCGGGTATGGGTATCCGCCACCACAACCTGGGTACGGATATCCACCGGTGCAACCCCCACCGCCAAAGAGGAAGAACAAGATGGGAGgtggattagggttagggttggGTGCAGGATTGCTTGGTGGTTTGTTGGTGGGAGATATGGTTTCTGACGTGGGAGAGATGTCTGCTTATGGTGATGGTTACGGAGATGCTATGGATGATATGGGTGGTGGTGACTTTgatttttagtttaatttttttaagtttgtaaattttcttcttcttttgttttttttttaatcttttgagATGTAATAAACTTTGGTGCTAAGGTAGATTTTGAAGGatgcttattttttatttagttattcaGATCAACCTTACAGTactatttcctttttttctttaaaatagtTTGTCATACTTTTAGGGCTAcgagtaataaaaataatacaagatattttgatttttatatgcTCTAGTTAAAAGTGTTAAATCAATTCTACAATCACTCCATCATGTCTTATGATAATGGTATTGTGGAATGTCTTACATCATGGAATAACTTTTTGATTTCTtgtaatatatgttttattcttAACTGAGTATTTATCGAAATTAATCAGGATTAAATCATGCATTTATCGAAAGTTATCTTTCTATATGAAATAAGTTGTGTGTTCATAATTTATTGAGGCTTCTATTCGAAGCATATAACATTTTTCCAATACTTCTTATTTTGATCTTCCATCACCAGGCAAGTGTTAGGATTTTATCATATCCTAAATTTGACTTCTAGAATTATATTGACTATGATGTTGTATCGTGAAGTGTGATTGTACCTCGGATATTTGTTTAGCAGAATATGCTTTTAGTTCCTAAGGAACAATTTTTCATTTATGAGTTTCCATGTACCAACTATTTTGGtctttactattattatatttggTGAAGTAGGAATAATTCTTTTGGGGGGGAATTGAACAGTTGTGTAACAGCATAGCAAACGGTGAACATTCATAGTATTATTTGCAGAGCATAATCATTCAACAGAGGCATTTGCAGCACACCTCATATTAACTATACAATATCAAATGATTTTCAATACAATCAACATGCCATTTAGAGCTTAAATTCAAGACCCAATTGCTGGTAGCAGCACAGCTTACACCACTTCATCACAACGTAAAACGCAACTCCTTCCCTCCTTGTCAAACTTGTGCTGTATTTGAGTGAACGCGAatgtgaaatagcatgttgGAGCACAAATACAGTGACGATGCTTACACATGTTTGCCTCAGCTTAATTTTTTACTGTACAAATAGGTTATTTTCACTCATGTTTAATAGCATACACCAGAGAATTCAGTACAGACTTGCTGCTATTATCTAATTTATTCTACTGATGTTGattcatcatataaattcaaCAAGAACTCAATGACCAACGACACAAAACCTTGAGATCAACACAAAATGGGCCTTCTTCCAGTCAAATACATACACACACTTGACATGTATACCCTGTATCATTCAGTAATACGGTTAAGCATCTAAAAATAGCTTAAGCAATCAAAACAAGGAACAAAATTATTCAGATCACTAACCTTCATCTTGTGCAAGATTTTCATTCTCTTGTCATGACTAATCTTTCACTTTAAATGAAAGATGGGTGCTAATGTAATTTTGAAAGATGACATATAAATCaagatatgataaaaatatgggAACACTGAAGGGTTGGTGATGAGATAGGATAGTACTACACTAATTCAAGGCTTAATGCATATGCGACCCCTTAAAGTTGttcgcataattcacttagacacctcaactaagactattacctattagacactttaatattaaagaatatgTGTCTATTGAACATAAAAcgaaaactttttttaaaaatattttgtgtgtAGTTCACGCGCtttgacttaaaaaaatgacaaataaaattatgacactTGGCACATGGACCCAATCtagcaataaaatataattttttaatttaaaaaaatgaaaaatagtttccctttatttattaatcacaaaaatattaacaaaagaaaatcccCACCCCCACCTAACCTTTTaacctttcttcttcctttatcCATTCCTCTACCCAGTAACCCCGGCCaccataacaaaaataaaaacctccCTTTCAAATTTAATCTCCTATCATCTGTTATTCTCCAtttgttttgagatttttgtgaaaataaataaacgtcaataaattgtttttaagatTCATGaccaagaaaaattgaaagtatgttgaattttttaatatcatctttaataaattaatgaatggCGATGTTTGTTCAATCGGAGTGATCGAAATAGAGATAGACGAATATAGATCAATTTTTAACTCCAATGTtcgaatttttcttcttcacacATTAAATTAGCAGAttctttttacaaaaaatgaaaaaaaaaaaaagaatgaagaatgaaacaaaatgctaagaattttgaaaccattagaatggtgggggaagaagataaccactgatgctaagaattttgaaatcattagaaTGGTGGGGAAGAAGATAACAATTGGAGCATGGGTATGGGGGTTGTGTTGGGTTGGGGTTGATAGAaatagggaagaagaagaacaaatcttctttttttgttaattattttttttaaaattaacttaggggtataaatttaaaaaaaataaaatatttttaataaattaacgcgctcaaggaaagtgaattacacgttttttgccatgtcagcattttgtgtctaataggaatgacttttgaacaaataaagtgttcaattgACACAAggattagttgaggtgtctaaataaATTATGCAGACAACTTTGAGTGGCTGGAGATGACTTAGGCCCTAATTCAAATTGAACTTGGATAAAACTATACACTGAATAGCACAGAAGATGTGCTGCAATTTGTTCttgaaaatgataatataagttATGAGTTATGACTTTCTTCTCCACCCAAACTCACGGGATCAAACATGGTCACCTCATAAACCCCCCCTCCCCCgcgccaaaaaaaaaaaaaagaattttcgAATGGAACTTTGATGTACAATTCATACAGATGGTGCATTAAATGAGATAGCAGAGGAAAAAGATCAAAGCATTCCACGATGAAATTACAAGTAAATTGGACATCATTCACTGCACAAAGATAAACACAAAAAACAGTGATACTATATACCTGTATAGCCGAAGGAAATAAGTTGATAACTCCTAgagatcttcttcttctgcatTCTTTGAGTGCCTTGAGGCATTCAACTAAATCTGCAGTTCCAGATTGTAAAGATGAAGCTATTATATGTAGTACTATCAATAAATTCCTGGTTTCTTAGAATAATCTATTGGTTTTTTGGTATATCCCAAATATCAGAATTGCCTGTAACTTTCCATTATTAACTTCAATAATGGAGTGCTAACTAAACTTAGTCTTAGAGTGAAAGGACCGCAGGCAACTTTTGAGTATAACTCTGGAGAAAAAACTATGATGAATATGCATGAGTACATATAATAGGATTACAGTACGTTTAATAAATCTATCTAAATGAAAGACATATCAAGAGATTCTTTTTAAATAGTCATAAGGACACAATTCTTCCTGTAGTCATCTGAATGTCAATTAAATTTGACAAGTGcttcattcattttttcacTGTATTCTGAATACAAAGTTGATATTGTTGACAGAACTCGACATCATAGATGTGAACAACTATATTAAgaacaatttgaaaattattacgCAGTAGTACTCATGAGTTTTATGACCATCAAGTGTATCTTATTTGTTTTTTGAGTCTATGATCAAAAAGATCAAATAAAGGGATGACACAGAGGTAATATGGTtgagagataaccttgaaatcaCGCAGGCCACCATTTTCCTTTTTGCCAACATAAATACCTCGATATATAAGATCATCAACCATATTAGAGATTTTGCAAGTACAACATGGCAACGACTATCGAATAAACAACACAAGGAAACCAAATATCCAAAACGTAACATGGGATGACATGCCAAATCATCTAATCAATTAGCTACAATCGTAAAAGTTCAGGTAATATAAAGAAGAAGCAACTAAAGTACACTTATTTGAAAGTTGTAAATCATACATTGTGGAATTTAAGGCAGCGCGAATATTGTCCTGAATCAGACTTGCGTTTTATGCCCGAAACATGTCCAACCTTCTTATCACCAAGCATGCCCTTGTCAGCTGGTTGAATATGTCCGCTTAGAACAATTTTAAATTGAGCCTGAGACTTTGTCATCCTCTCCGCCACAGATAGTGATGGATTTTTCATCTTCAGTTCCTTCTGGTGTTGCCGTATACGTTTCTCTTGCTTCTTCTTTCCTGGCCCCTTCCCATGAAATTGATGTGAAAATAACCTAAAGGACTCCTTTGGAGTTAGATTTCGCCCAAATTCATCAGTCCTGATAATTTGTATCTCTTCTTCCCCTTTCACATCACCACCATGAATCCCAATGagcttgtttttcttcttatctgTGTTTCGACCAGCCAATTCCATATCTCCCTCCTTCAGTGTACCTCTTTCTCTCAATAATCTGAGTGCCTCTGACAAACCCTTCCCTGTTGGAACTTCACGTATCGTCCTCTCTggtttaatttcaaaattctccTCTGGCAGCACATCAACAATaggtttttgttgttgttctaaTTTATCAAACTGAAGACCCCAAACAAAATCTCCTATCTCTGTAAAGACAACTTGTGATTCATCAGATACAGAAATTGGATTATCATTATCAAGGGTTGAATCACTAATTAGGGGAGCAATTACCTCTGGAAAAGTTTCGACAATGCCCTTTTGCTTTTCCGATGAAAGTTTTCTGACTCTTTCGTATGATTTTCTGAATCcttcgtcgtcgtcgtcatcaaaCGATACTGCATCAATTCGGTCCATCTTCTCTTTCCCCATCACAAAAACGTTGCGACTCTAGGTTTTGTTATTTGGAAGAAAAgatagtatttatattttgttttgagaaAAAGTTCAAATATGTCCTGcaacatgaaaattttaatttatttatgtcattatcttttaataataaaaagaaaagacttatttatgttattatttgtaataatagttttacaaaattatttttaaaacgtaatcaattataattcaatcatgtcattaaagtttttaatataGTAACAATAGAAAAAGATACTTTTGCTCCAAGAAAGACGTGTTTCCAATTGCAGtcgtccttttttttttctttctaaaggAGAATCTCATGTAACTTTATTATGCAGTCAAGAGGCATATATTTTGTCTTGCTGAAGAAAAATAGTTAACAAATTTCACATTCGAGCCTTAGGAAAAAATTGACAGGGAGttaattttttccttcaaaactcaaataataaaatcatgtaTGGTAAGACATTACATTTCCACAAACTTTATTTGCAAAATAATAGGAATATAGTCCTTGCTTTACCAtatcaaataatacaataacaataatgtaTTTAATCAAATCCCAAAGAccaatttcatatatatatatctccaaTATAAGCAAAAGAATTACTCAAAATATATACAGAGACCTCATTTTAATAATCCATATCGTCCATGGCATCATCGTACCCTTGATCGTAAGAATCTGTATCATCAGAAATCATTTCACCAACCAACATACCACCAAGCAACCCTCCAGCCAAACCCAATCCCACTCCTGCTCCCATCCCTCCAAGATTGCTCTTTTTCTGTGGCTTTTGCACTTGTTGCATCGCGGGTGGATATCCTCCGTAAACTTGTTGTTggtgctgttgctgttgttgttgaaCGTATCCATAACCAGACGGTGGATATCCTGTTGGTGGATATCCCGATGTTGGATATCCAGCAGCTGGGGGAAATCCACCACCGTTATAACTAGCAGGAGGATATCCTCCTGCTGGTTGTTGATACGCCATCCCATGATTGGGATTCGGCGTTCCGTACCCCATGCCAGGTGTTGGCATATTATTAGCTCCGGTCTGGGCATATGGATAAGCCGTCACAGGCATATTTTGATGGTAGTTGCTATTAAGTTGATTTACATTTTTGTACATTAGTTCAGAAGTTTGTTCATATTTCTTcccaaatttataagaaaacttGAGAGTACCTTTAGGTTTACCATTAACAGGGGTAAAAACTTGATACTCCACAATTTTCTCAGCGCTGCCATCAGGGCCGGCATTAGATTGACCGAAGATATCATTTATAGGGATTGAGACAATTCCGATATCCTTATCACCGGAAAAGCGAGAAGATCTGATACGGAAACAGAGGAAAAGGCCAGACTTTGTGAGGGAAGGTTCATCTAATGTGAATTTCATTGTGTAATTCCATGTAGGACTTGTTCCACCTTTTTTATCAATGAAGGTTCTCTTTGTATTTTTTGCATAACCTAATATTGAAATTTCGACATAAACATCCATGGTAGAGAAGTAATTGACATTCTTTATGCCTGTGGCGGAGATCACCGTGACATCAAAGGGACGCCAATCCATTATATGGTTGAATTCAACagatttagaaaagaaaaaagggaattGATTAAagaatttcttctttttttttcttcccctCTTTTTTTCTTGTGCTGTTGGAAGAATTTAATGGTGAAAATGTGATAAGTAGGTTAACGAAGAGAGACAAAGGTACTCGCTTAATGTTGAGTCAAATGTATGAACTAGATTAATGGTTTCTATCTTCTCTTCCCTTCTTTTTCGCTAATGAGAATTTCAGCTGCTGTCACACAATTTCTCCTTCATCCTATTATcgtggaaaatatttttttcataaacacAAAATCTTTTTGAATCTCACTCCAAAAATATGTGACCAGCAAATAACAAATCataagtaatatatattatttcaacatATCATACTAAATTAATTCGGTATAGTTTCTGATTTTAAAGATAGGttttaatattagaaaaatgCCCAAGTAACTTcaacatatttcaaaatttcagagataaatttatattatactctgaacttattttataagtaattttctactatTTTCGGTCTATGTGACACAAGATAGTATCATGTATAATAGgacttagtataatataaatgtgtctctaaaatttacTTCTGCTCAGGATAACCAACTGAGTTAATCCACAAGCCTGCGAAAATTGGAGTTGCTTAGAAGCTCAGTCTTCGTTGATTCTAATTTTCATGAGAGAGATCATACACATACAgtttaataactaaaaataatataccttatgtgataatgtaaaataaataaattatgttgcTGATGATTAGCTTGTCTCCGGTGCAAATGAAGCCAATAACATAATCTAAACGTTATTTTGTTCAAACATGCGAGTAAATTTCGGAGGATGATTATTTGAATTTCCAAATGTAAAGTTTATTTATCACAAcatcacataaaaaatattgaacctAAACTTTAAGATACCTTAAAATGTTAAAGAGTAAATAAACTAAGGAAAAGTTTTGTTGAGTGTTtgtaacaaattttaaattgacagataataaattaaaattataaataaaatattgtaaaaagaGTATTTTACTCATAGATATTACCGGTACAATTTTGTTCTATCACTTATTCTTCTGACATAAAATTTATCTTATAAGAGGGACGTTGGTGGCGTATTTCTCTTTATGAAATTCCAtgaatttgtgaagtatttAAAATGCATATTTAAGAAAATAGGCATAAGATAGGGTCTAGAATTAGAGTAGTCTCCAAGAAATCAACTAGAATCGAATACTTCTTATAAAATCCCGACTAGAATTGAATACGTGCAGAATGAAATGGATACTTCTTAGGGCATGTTTGGTCATGCGATATGATATCATAATATggaatcatgagatgaaattgaagttttatttggatatgcgatatgaaattttggtgttgtatattttctcataaacataaaaatcttataggttctaaaactattaaataGCTATGATTGTTTATTCAATCTCATcaaataaacacaaaataataaaattatatgataaattattacaaagctatttgttctccacttaagtaattgtttcaaTCTAACTTTCACTTCTCCTCGatatatttgagtaaaaatggAACACCTTTCACGAGCTCTTCAAGATCTTATTACTCAACAATCGTGAAGTGTGAATTAAAGTGATTATATGTTAAGGTATCTTAAAGTTTaggttcaatattttttatgtctacCCACCATTTTAACATAATCGAATAATGTTAAATATTATGTGACATAATGGGATAATGTTAAATGTTAATGTGAATATGATTGATACATTTCAGCCAACTTGATAATCACTTTTTATGAGTAATTAAgcattattgtgatttataatttCAATCATGCAAACAAgcatatcatataaattgacattattaaaaagtaaataaaaatatgaaatatcattcaaattagagaaaatcttcTAAACTAACGAAAATATAGCAGAAGTGGGGCCCTTTAAAGTTTAATCTAGAACAagtgaaagaaaacaaaaaagcaGCAGTAGAATGTCTACAAGTAAAGCTAAACGGAACCTTCTGCCTGTAAAATTTCTTCTACCTTACACTTGCACCCCCTatctttcttcaattatttCATTCTCATCCTCTTCAATTCTCTTCTCTCATCgcctctctttctctctctacgcTGCTACACGCAATTCGTCCGCCATCTGCCGCCGTTCTCCGCCCTACCTCATGACCTCTACCATCTCTGCCTCCTCCCCTTGGCCCGAAGGCCCTTTCGTTTCCCCTCCTATGTCGGAAAATTCTCCTGATTCCGGTgatcgttcctctctctctgaCCTCTCCGATATCTCAGCTGCCGTAACTGACGTCGTTGATGATGAACGCGGTTCTCAAACCTCGTTTACCTCTCCCATTAATGCACCCGCCACTAGCGTACAGAACGTGAACCCTAGCCCTAATTCTATTTCTCTTCCCGTTGATTCATCTACTCCCAATGTCCTTTACCTATCCTTCAACCAGGATTACGGATGCTTCGCGGCAGGCACCGATCGAGGGTTCCGGATCTACAACTGTGATCCGCTCCGTGAGATTTTCCGCCGCGATTTTACCGGCAATTCTAATGGTGGAGGTGGAATTGGCGTTGTTCAGATGCTTTTTCGGTGCAATATTTTGGCGTTGGTTGGTGGAGGTCCGGAGCCTCAATATCCCTTAAATAAGGTGATGATATGGGATGATCATCAATCTAGGTGCATCGGCGAGCTATCGTTTCGATCTGAGGTGAAATCTGTGAGGCTGAGAAGGGATAGAATTGTGGTTGTTTTGGCCCAGAAGATATTTGTTTACAACTTCTCGGATTTGAAACTGTTACATCAGATTGAGACAGTGGCGAACCCCAAGGGTTTGTGTGAGGTGTCACAGGTATCGGGATCAATGGTTCTGGTTTGTCCGGGTCTTCAGAAGGGTCAGGTGAGAGTGGAACATTATGCTTCTAAGAGGACCAAGTTTATAATGGCACATGACTCAAGGATTGTGTGCTTTGCGCTTACAAATGATGGGAGGTTGTTGGCTACTTCTAGCAGTAAAGGGACTCTTGTCAGAATATATAATACTTTAGATGGATCTTTGGTCCAAGAGGTATACACTTACTCTGAATTAATTGTCATACtcttttgaattgttttttttacaTGGTTAATATggccatttttttttattttaaatggttaaTATGGTGGTGTCAATTTCCGATAGAGAAAGTAATCCAATGTGTGTTGGGAATAGAGAAGTGTTGTTCATGGAAAATGTGTTCTTTAGGAGATAGTTGTCCATGTTTGGTTGGGTAATAAAGTATGTGACAAATGATACTTGAACCAGTAAGAGCATGCGGTGTAAGGATAGTGTTTTGTTACTACTTTTAGATATTAAAGGTTGACAATAATGTCTTTAGTATTATTGAAGCAACTGATGTAAAGTAGGAACTATGAtattgcaaaaagaaaaaagaatgaagTCCACTTGTGCCTTCTTTTGGTGGGTAATGTTTTCCACAATGGGAGGAATACAGGGCAACCATTTTCTACATTTTAAGTAACCAAGGTAGCCAaacatttgaaatattttccaGAAAAGCATTTTCTGTCACTCCACACACACCATAAGTTTGATGGTGCTTTCTTCCAAATGAGCTGCTGCATCTGCAATATCTTACACGGGGATCTTGAGTATATTTGTTGTAGCCCTTGGACTTCTCATGGTATTTTTAGTGAACTTAACCTTCGGCAAAATTTTTGAAAACCATGATATGAAGCTAGGGTGGTTTTTCTGGCAAATAAGCTCAACATGTGTGGGGGGTTCTTCCAAAATGGAACTTGGGTGGTTTTCCAATAGCTGTCTTACGGGTGCAATATCAGCAAAGATCATTGAAATGAAACTAGATTGCACTCATAACTAGATTTTGATTGCCTTAACTTATATGGGTCTCTGAAATCTAGatgttttgttattttgttaaatgGTACTATAGCTTCCCTTAAATGATAAGGACAGGTTCTTGGACTTTGTTAGCTCCCTGATTTTAGTTTAGACTTTACTGTAATGGGGCTAACCATCTTCTGTATCCTTTTACCCACATTACATTTTTCCGATCCCTTTCAATGATTACTAtgtacttcatttttttttaaaaaacaatgaCATGGTATGGTTTTACTGTCAATACTTTCCCCTTTTCCCTCACTTCTGCAGACTGTTAAGTTACAGTTGTTCTAGGTACTGGTTCTGTTATAGCCTCAGCATGCACCTTGATTCTATCCCTTCGTTTCTCAACTATCAGACCTATCAACTGGCAACTAATGTGGGTAGATGAAGTGGATTTAAGTTGGCATTATCTCAATAAGTCATTTTTCAGTCTCATGGTGGTTTTATTTTAATGCATTGATATCTTCTAGTTTCTAGATAATCAATTTGTCTTGGTATTTGCTTGTATTTGGCAAAACCAAGTAATTTGCTCATTGTAAGATTTTCCTGAGATTTGATGTTTTCCatcttcatatatatttttgatgaagtTGGCCTATCAAA is part of the Solanum lycopersicum chromosome 1, SLM_r2.1 genome and harbors:
- the LOC101248717 gene encoding protein SRC2 homolog; the protein is MELRPLDIKVISADGIKYVNTFSKMDVYTEVYISSYASKASKQKTFVDKNSGSNPKWNHSMKFTLDESFLTKSGTYLVFRLKSDRTLGDKDIGEVSVPVHDLFNSNGTVERLVEYPVITESGKPKGTLKFSYKFGEKFTAPEPKRDVHHEPVTAYPAPMHSGMAYNQQNSGYGYPPPPHHQRGYAYPPQAGAPGYGYPPPQPGYGYPPPQPGYGYPPVQPPPPKRKNKMGGGLGLGLGAGLLGGLLVGDMVSDVGEMSAYGDGYGDAMDDMGGGDFDF
- the LOC101249496 gene encoding SART-1 family protein DOT2 isoform X1, producing the protein MELAGRNTDKKKNKLIGIHGGDVKGEEEIQIIRTDEFGRNLTPKESFRLFSHQFHGKGPGKKKQEKRIRQHQKELKMKNPSLSVAERMTKSQAQFKIVLSGHIQPADKGMLGDKKVGHVSGIKRKSDSGQYSRCLKFHNENGGLRDFKI
- the LOC101249496 gene encoding SART-1 family protein DOT2 isoform X2 encodes the protein MELAGRNTDKKKNKLIGIHGGDVKGEEEIQIIRTDEFGRNLTPKESFRLFSHQFHGKGPGKKKQEKRIRQHQKELKMKNPSLSVAERMTKSQAQFKIVLSGHIQPADKGMLGDKKVGHVSGIKRKSDSGQYSRCLKFHNI
- the LOC101248426 gene encoding autophagy-related protein 18a, producing the protein MSTSKAKRNLLPVKFLLPYTCTPYLSSIISFSSSSILFSHRLSFSLYAATRNSSAICRRSPPYLMTSTISASSPWPEGPFVSPPMSENSPDSGDRSSLSDLSDISAAVTDVVDDERGSQTSFTSPINAPATSVQNVNPSPNSISLPVDSSTPNVLYLSFNQDYGCFAAGTDRGFRIYNCDPLREIFRRDFTGNSNGGGGIGVVQMLFRCNILALVGGGPEPQYPLNKVMIWDDHQSRCIGELSFRSEVKSVRLRRDRIVVVLAQKIFVYNFSDLKLLHQIETVANPKGLCEVSQVSGSMVLVCPGLQKGQVRVEHYASKRTKFIMAHDSRIVCFALTNDGRLLATSSSKGTLVRIYNTLDGSLVQEVRRGADRAEIYSLAFSPTAQWLAVSSDKGTVHVFNLKVDSAALGVDRPRGASESNATSPSAVSHLSFIRGVLPKYFSSEWSVAQFRLQEGLQHIVAFGHQKNTVVILGMDGSFYRCQYDAATGGEMTLLEHHSFLKSEENF
- the LOC101249212 gene encoding protein SRC2-like is translated as MDWRPFDVTVISATGIKNVNYFSTMDVYVEISILGYAKNTKRTFIDKKGGTSPTWNYTMKFTLDEPSLTKSGLFLCFRIRSSRFSGDKDIGIVSIPINDIFGQSNAGPDGSAEKIVEYQVFTPVNGKPKGTLKFSYKFGKKYEQTSELMYKNVNQLNSNYHQNMPVTAYPYAQTGANNMPTPGMGYGTPNPNHGMAYQQPAGGYPPASYNGGGFPPAAGYPTSGYPPTGYPPSGYGYVQQQQQQHQQQVYGGYPPAMQQVQKPQKKSNLGGMGAGVGLGLAGGLLGGMLVGEMISDDTDSYDQGYDDAMDDMDY